Sequence from the Priestia megaterium genome:
TGTCCCGTGTATTTACAAAGGCGGGTATGAAAACGGAAAAGGTGTTATTTCAATGGGGATTGTTGCTGCTAGTCGTAGGTTTTTTATTAGGACGAGCGTTAATTTTAATGAAAATCATGCCATTTGCTTTGCCATTCTTTGCAGCTGTAATGGCTATAAAGAAAGAAAAAGCACCGTTAGCAAGTTTAGCCGTATTGGCAGGGGCATTTAGTGTTTCCATTCAAAATGGAGGTACCGTATTTGCTACACTATTTGTTTTCTTACTAATTCATCGATTTAGCGGCATACTGACAATGGATCCGTTAAAGAAGCTGCCGTTCACTGTATTTAGCGCGATGTTACTTACAAAACTAACTATTTTTTATGTGTTTACCAAGGAATTCACCATGTATGATTTTACATTTGTGGCAGTAGAAGCAGGGTTGAGCTTTATCTTAACAATGATTTTCTTACAAAGCGTGCCTTTAATTTCATACCGAAAGCGAAAACAATCATTAAAAACAGAAGAAGTGATTTCTCTAATTATTTTGTTGGCATCTGTTATGACGGGGACAATAGGGTGGATGATTTACGGGCTTTCGGCTGAACATATATTATCTCGTTACTTAGTATTAGTTTTTGCGTTTGTATCTGGCCCTACGATAGGAGCTACGGTAGGGGTCGTAACCGGTTTAATTTTAAGTTTCGCGAATGTTTCTAGTTTGTACGAAATGAGTTTACTCGCTTTTTCTGGCTTGCTTGGAGGACTTTTAAAAGACGGTAAAAAGCTAGGGGCAGCTCTTGGGCTGGTTGTTGGTTCATTGCTAATTGGCCTATATGCTCAGGCAGATCAAGGATTGACGACTAATTTGTATGAATCACTGACGGCCGTTGTCCTATTTTTATTAACCCCATCTTTTGTTTTGAAAAACTTAAGTAAACTAGTACCAGGGACATCTGAAAATATGCTTGAACAACAGCAGTACGTGCGCAAGATCCGAGATGTAACAGCGAATCGCGTAGAACAGTTCTCAAATGTTTTTCAAGCACTTTCCAAAAGCTTTACGCAAAATGGATTTTATGATGAAAAGCCAAGCGCGGATAAAGAAGTCGATTATTTCTTAAGTAGCGTTACCGAAAGGACGTGCCAATTTTGTTTTAAAAAAGAACAATGTTGGGCACAGCAGTTTGATACAACCTATGAATATATGAAGGAAATTATGCTTGAAGTTGATAATGGCACTCTTGAACAAAATCCAAGACTAATTCGAGAAATGGACAAACATTGTGTGAAATCGAAAAAAGTCATCGATGTGATTGAGCATGAACTTACGTATTTTAAAGCCAATCAGCACTTAAAAGCCCAAATTCAAGAAAGTAGAAGGATTGTAGCAGAACAGCTTCACGGTGTCTCTGAAGTCATGGGGAATTTTGCAAAAGAAATTAAGCGAGAGCGGGAAAATTTAAATGTACAAGAAGAACAGATTTTAGAAGCTCTTCGTAACTTTGGGATGGAAATCAATCAAATTGAAATTTATAGCCTGGAACCTGGAAATGTAGATATTGAAATGTGGGTACCATATTGTCACGGAAGAGGAGAATGCGAGAAGATTATTGCGCCAATGCTTACAGATATTTTAGGTGAAAGTATTGTAGTAAAGAACGAAGAATGTGCTAAATATCCTCAAGGCTATTGCCACGTTTCGTTTGGCTGTACAAAAGCGTACGTTGTTGATACAGGCGTAGCACATGCTGCTAAAGGCGGAGGGTTTGTATCCGGTGACAGCTACTCCATGATTGAGCTAAACGCCGGTAAGTATGCACTAGCTATTAGCGATGGTATGGGGAATGGAGAGCGTGCCCACTATGAAAGCAGCGAAACGCTTCAGCTGTTAAAACAAATTTTACAAACAGGAATAGAAGAGACAATTGCAATTAAATCGATTAACTCTATTTTATCGCTGCGTACAAACGATGAGATCTTTTCTACGTTAGATTTAGCGATGATCGACTTACAAGATGCCAATGTAAACTTCTTAAAAATCGGTTCTACGCCAAGCTTCATCAAACGCGGAGATAAGGTTATTAAAATACAGGCAAGCAATTTGCCAATGGGCATTATTGAAGAATTTGAAGTGGATGTTGTGAATGAACAAATGAAGGCGGAAGACTTATTAATTATGATGAGTGACGGCGTATTTGAAGGACCGAAACACGTTGAGAACTACGAAATGTGGATGAAGCGAAAAATTGGCGAGCTTCAAACAAACGATCCACAAGAAATTGCAGACTTAATTATGGAAGAAGTTATTCGAACAAAATCAGGTTTAATTGAAGATGATATGACGGTAGTTGTGGCAAAACTTCAGCACAATACCCCGAAATGGTCATCGATTCCTTCTTACGCTTATCGTAAAAAAGCACAATAGTTAGATAGAAGTATATTTTATCTCCTCCTCGTCTATCATGTTAATACTGATAATGAGGAGGGGATTTTTTTATGAAAAAAGGTACATTGAAACAGATGTTGGTAATTACGGACGGTGGTTCGAATACAGGTGAAGATCCGGTAGCAATGGCAGCATTAGCTAAAGAACAAGGGATTAGTGTAAACGTTATTGGTGTGATGGAAGAGGACACAATTGATGAGCAAAGCACGAATGAAATAGAAGGCATTGCCATGTCAGGCGGTGGCGTGAGTCAAATTGTTTACGTAAAACAGCTGTCTCAAACTGTTCAAATGGTTACAAGGCAGGCAATGACGCAAACACTTCAAGGCGTTGTAAATAAAGAACTTCAGCAAATTCTAGGTTCCTCTAATTCAAGATTAGAAGAGTTATCTCCTGAGAAGCGAGGAGAAATCATGGAAGTTGTTGATGAACTTGGGGAAACGGTTGACTTAGAGATTCTTATTTTAGTTGACATGAGCGGAAGTATGAAAAATAAGCTTCCTACTGTAAAGGAATCGCTGTTAGATTTATCGTTAAGCTTGAATGCTCGCATGGGGCATAATCAATTTTCAATCTTTTTATTTCCTGGGAAAAAGAAAGATGTAGAGAAGCTAATGGACTGGAATCCAAGATTAGAGTCGCTTTCAACGATTTTTCCGAAACTAACAGCAGGAGGTATTACGCCTACTGGACCGGCTATCAAAGAGGCTACTCATTATTTCACCAAAAAGCGCTCATTGAGAGGGTTGTTAAAAAATAATGAACAATACATTGAAGAATCAGGTATGTAACCTATCTCCGGGAACAGAAATTCAAGGAAAATGGCATCACGTCCATTATAAAATTCTTGAGAAATTAGGCGTGGGGGCAACTGGAGTTGTCTATTTAGTTCAATTAGTAAACGGAACGCTAGCGGCGTTAAAAATAAGCTTTTCCAACATGTCCGTTACAGCAGAAGTGAATGTATTAAAAAAGCTGTCTCAAGTCAAAGACAAAGTGCTAGGACCGCGCTTACTTGATGTAGATGATTGGAGCTATGGTTCTCACGCTCTTTCTTTCTATGTAATGGAGTATGTGAAAGGGCAGCCTCTCCTTTCCTTTATCTCAACAAGAGGGCCAGAATGGCTGCAAGTATTTGCAAGTCAGCTCTTAACAGACTTAGAAAACCTTCATGAAGAAGGGTGGGTATTTGGCGATTTAAAACCAGAAAACCTGGTCGTAACATCTAACCCCGTAAAAGTTCGATGGATTGACGTCGGAGGAACAACTCTGCAAGGGCGGTCAATAAAAGAATTTACCGACTTTTATGATCGAGCGCACTGGGGGCTTGGCTCCCGAAAAGCAGAACCAGCCTATGATTTGTTTGCTGTATCTATGGTTTTGATTCACGCAGCTTATGGCAAGCGAATTAATAAAACAGACAAACCGGCTGAACAATTAAAACAATTTATATTAACAACAAAGCAGTTAGAACCTTTCGGGGACGTTTTGTATCAAGCGGTTACGGGAAAGTATAAGTCAGCTAAAGAAATGAAAACAGAGGTGTTATCGGTCGAAAAAAGAAGAGGGGCAAAAAGTAAAGGAACAAAGCCTCAAAACGTTCGTCAACCGTCTGCTCCTCGTGTTAAAGTAAAGAAGAAGCGTTCTCACGTGTTAGAGACGCTACTACTTTGTACGTCTGTAATGTTGATTTATATTTTGTATCTATTTATTCAAGTGCTATAAAGTTTGGAGAAATTGTGAAACTTTCCTTATAGTCATTCGTATAAAGTAAATTAATGATACATTATTGCGTGTACATTATAAGGATGAGTCATTCCTATGGAAAAGCAAGTGAACAATTTTATGACAAAACATCAGTTATTATCCGCAGGCTCTACGGTGGTTGTAGGTATTTCTGGTGGTCCTGATTCTTTAGCACTGCTGCATTTCTTATGGAGTCTGAAAGAGCAAAAATCTCTCACGATTATTGCTGCTCATGTTGATCATATGTTCCGGGGCAAAGAGTCACAGCAAGATATGGAATATGTGCAGAACTACTGCAAACAATTGAATATTAAATGTGAGGCGAAGCAGATTGATGTTACTGCCTATCAGAAGGAAAGAAAGTTATCTTCTCAAGTAGCTGCCAGAGAATGCCGCTATACATTTTTTACTCATGTTATGAAGAAGCACAAAGCAAATCTTCTTGCATTAGGACATCACGGAGATGATCAGATTGAAACGATGTTAATGCGAATGGTCCGAGGTAGTACGATGAATGGATACGCAGGGATGCAGCCCAAGCGGCCATATGCGGATGGATTTATTATTAGGCCGTTCCTAGCCGTAACGAAAGAAGAAATCAATCGCTACTGTAAGCTACATGGGCTTACCCCTCGGATTGATCCGAGTAATGAGAAAGACTCGTACACGAGAAATCGGTTTCGTCATTACGTTTTGCCATTTTTAAAGCAAGAAAACGCCGCTGTACATGAAAAATTTCAACAATTTAGCGAGAACTTGCATGAAGATCAAGCATACTTAGAGGAATTAACGACCGATGTGATGAATAAAGTAATGAGAAAGAAATTGCAAAATGAAATTCTCATTGATAGAGATTGTTTTCTAAGGATACGCAAGCCTTTACAAAGGCGTGGTATTCAACTAATATTAAACTATCTCTATAAAGAAATTCCTCCAACCCTTTCCTCAGCGCATGTTGACACGTTAGTAGGATTTTGTAAAAGTGAAAAACCGTCTGGGACGCTTGACTTTCCAAATGGTTTACGCATTATCCGATCTTACAACGACTGTCTTTTCACCTTTAATGAGGGAAACATCGAGCCATATGAATTTATTGTTCCGATTCCAGGGGTCGTCGAGCTTCCAAATGGTCACCAGCTTATTTGTGAAATACATAATAAAGTCGAAGATATAAAAGGAAACGATGTTTTTCTTTTAGATGAAGCTCACGATTTACAATCATTAAAGGTAAGGACACGAAAAAATGGCGATAAAATGCGAGTAAAGGGCATGAAGGGACATAAAAAAGTAAAGGATATTTTTATCGATGAAAAAATCCCTTTACACTTCAGAGATCATTGGCCGGTAGTGGAAGATAGCCAAGGAACTATTTTGTGGCTACCTGGTTTGAAAAAATCTGCTTATGAACTGCATACACATAAGTCCAGATATGTTATTTTATACTATAAGTAGCGAAAACTTCTAGGAGGCAAGTAAGGAATGAAGCAGGATATTCAAGAAATTTTGATTTCAGAAGAAGAAATACAACAGAAAGTAAAAGAATTGGGTAAGCTATTATCTGAGGAGTACGCTGACCGTTTTCCTTTGGTAATCGGTGTATTAAAAGGTGCTATGCCTTTTATGTCTGATCTAATTAAGCGTGTTGATACATATTTAGAAATGGATTTTATGGATGTATCAAGTTATGGCAATGCGATGGTTTCTTCTGGTGAAGTAAAAATCCTAAAAGATTTAGATACATCAGTTGAAGGTCGAGACATTCTTATCTTAGAGGATATTATCGACAGCGGCTTAACACTTAGCTATCTTGTAGAGTTATTCAAGTACCGTAAAGCTAAGTCAATTAAGATTGTCACACTCTTAGACAAACCAACAGGTCGTAAAGCAGCTATTAAAGCAGATTACGTTGGATTTGAAGTACCTGATGCATTCGTAGTAGGGTATGGATTAGATTATCAAGAAAAATATCGTAACCTGCCGTATATTGGGGTTCTTAAACCGCAAGTATACAGCAATTAATAAGCACATATTCAAGTGCAATTTATTGGATAGGATAAATGTTCTATGTTAGTATTGAATACAGTATTTGTTTATCGTGGGAGGAGGTAAGAAATGAATCGGATCTTCCGTAATACCATCTTTTATTTACTTATATTTTTAGTCATTATTGGCGTGGTAAGCTTCTTTAGTGGCTCTAATCAAAAAGCAGAACCAATGAGATACGATACATTTGTTCAACACTTAGACAAAGGTGATGTGAAATCACTCTCTATGAAGCCTGAAAGAGGCGTGTATGTTGTGCAAGGGAAGTTAGATTCTTATAAAAAGGATCAAACGTTCCAAACTTACATCGTAGATGGTGACAAAGCACTTGATCGTATTGACGCTGCTTCAGAAAATAATCAAGTAGAAGTTGATTTTAAACCTGCTGATGAAACAAGCGGCTGGGTAACGTTCTTTACGTCAATAATTCCATTTGTTATTATTTTCATCCTATTCTTCTTCTTACTGAACCAAGCTCAAGGTGGCGGAAGCCGCGTTATGAACTTCGGTAAAAGTAAGGCTAAGCTTTACAGTGAAGAAAAGAAAAAGGTTAAATTTAAAGACGTAGCTGGTGCAGACGAAGAAAAGCAAGAACTTGTGGAAGTTGTTGAGTTCTTAAAAGATCCTCGTAAATTCGCAGAGCTAGGTGCAAGAATTCCGAAGGGTGTCTTACTTGTGGGACCTCCTGGTACTGGTAAAACATTATTAGCAAGAGCTGTTGCTGGTGAAGCAGGCGTTCCTTTCTTCTCTATCAGTGGTTCAGACTTTGTTGAAATGTTTGTTGGGGTCGGTGCTTCTCGTGTTCGTGATTTATTCGAAAATGCGAAGAAGAATGCTCCATGTATTATCTTTATTGATGAAATCGATGCTGTAGGTCGTCAACGTGGCGCAGGTCTTGGTGGCGGACACGATGAGCGTGAACAAACATTGAACCAATTGCTTGTTGAG
This genomic interval carries:
- the spoIIE gene encoding stage II sporulation protein E, translating into MQKTERDFASPTTEAVFNRTRLEMSRVFTKAGMKTEKVLFQWGLLLLVVGFLLGRALILMKIMPFALPFFAAVMAIKKEKAPLASLAVLAGAFSVSIQNGGTVFATLFVFLLIHRFSGILTMDPLKKLPFTVFSAMLLTKLTIFYVFTKEFTMYDFTFVAVEAGLSFILTMIFLQSVPLISYRKRKQSLKTEEVISLIILLASVMTGTIGWMIYGLSAEHILSRYLVLVFAFVSGPTIGATVGVVTGLILSFANVSSLYEMSLLAFSGLLGGLLKDGKKLGAALGLVVGSLLIGLYAQADQGLTTNLYESLTAVVLFLLTPSFVLKNLSKLVPGTSENMLEQQQYVRKIRDVTANRVEQFSNVFQALSKSFTQNGFYDEKPSADKEVDYFLSSVTERTCQFCFKKEQCWAQQFDTTYEYMKEIMLEVDNGTLEQNPRLIREMDKHCVKSKKVIDVIEHELTYFKANQHLKAQIQESRRIVAEQLHGVSEVMGNFAKEIKRERENLNVQEEQILEALRNFGMEINQIEIYSLEPGNVDIEMWVPYCHGRGECEKIIAPMLTDILGESIVVKNEECAKYPQGYCHVSFGCTKAYVVDTGVAHAAKGGGFVSGDSYSMIELNAGKYALAISDGMGNGERAHYESSETLQLLKQILQTGIEETIAIKSINSILSLRTNDEIFSTLDLAMIDLQDANVNFLKIGSTPSFIKRGDKVIKIQASNLPMGIIEEFEVDVVNEQMKAEDLLIMMSDGVFEGPKHVENYEMWMKRKIGELQTNDPQEIADLIMEEVIRTKSGLIEDDMTVVVAKLQHNTPKWSSIPSYAYRKKAQ
- a CDS encoding VWA domain-containing protein — encoded protein: MKKGTLKQMLVITDGGSNTGEDPVAMAALAKEQGISVNVIGVMEEDTIDEQSTNEIEGIAMSGGGVSQIVYVKQLSQTVQMVTRQAMTQTLQGVVNKELQQILGSSNSRLEELSPEKRGEIMEVVDELGETVDLEILILVDMSGSMKNKLPTVKESLLDLSLSLNARMGHNQFSIFLFPGKKKDVEKLMDWNPRLESLSTIFPKLTAGGITPTGPAIKEATHYFTKKRSLRGLLKNNEQYIEESGM
- a CDS encoding serine/threonine protein kinase produces the protein MNNTLKNQVCNLSPGTEIQGKWHHVHYKILEKLGVGATGVVYLVQLVNGTLAALKISFSNMSVTAEVNVLKKLSQVKDKVLGPRLLDVDDWSYGSHALSFYVMEYVKGQPLLSFISTRGPEWLQVFASQLLTDLENLHEEGWVFGDLKPENLVVTSNPVKVRWIDVGGTTLQGRSIKEFTDFYDRAHWGLGSRKAEPAYDLFAVSMVLIHAAYGKRINKTDKPAEQLKQFILTTKQLEPFGDVLYQAVTGKYKSAKEMKTEVLSVEKRRGAKSKGTKPQNVRQPSAPRVKVKKKRSHVLETLLLCTSVMLIYILYLFIQVL
- the tilS gene encoding tRNA lysidine(34) synthetase TilS, encoding MEKQVNNFMTKHQLLSAGSTVVVGISGGPDSLALLHFLWSLKEQKSLTIIAAHVDHMFRGKESQQDMEYVQNYCKQLNIKCEAKQIDVTAYQKERKLSSQVAARECRYTFFTHVMKKHKANLLALGHHGDDQIETMLMRMVRGSTMNGYAGMQPKRPYADGFIIRPFLAVTKEEINRYCKLHGLTPRIDPSNEKDSYTRNRFRHYVLPFLKQENAAVHEKFQQFSENLHEDQAYLEELTTDVMNKVMRKKLQNEILIDRDCFLRIRKPLQRRGIQLILNYLYKEIPPTLSSAHVDTLVGFCKSEKPSGTLDFPNGLRIIRSYNDCLFTFNEGNIEPYEFIVPIPGVVELPNGHQLICEIHNKVEDIKGNDVFLLDEAHDLQSLKVRTRKNGDKMRVKGMKGHKKVKDIFIDEKIPLHFRDHWPVVEDSQGTILWLPGLKKSAYELHTHKSRYVILYYK
- the hpt gene encoding hypoxanthine phosphoribosyltransferase, with product MKQDIQEILISEEEIQQKVKELGKLLSEEYADRFPLVIGVLKGAMPFMSDLIKRVDTYLEMDFMDVSSYGNAMVSSGEVKILKDLDTSVEGRDILILEDIIDSGLTLSYLVELFKYRKAKSIKIVTLLDKPTGRKAAIKADYVGFEVPDAFVVGYGLDYQEKYRNLPYIGVLKPQVYSN